In one Cryptococcus deuterogattii R265 chromosome 11, complete sequence genomic region, the following are encoded:
- a CDS encoding template-activating factor I → MSAEDFELAPGQEGNKNVQYQRFHTKQTQDYLAHLRPNVKDVDQFWLILSHQLIAPHVTSKLDQHALSFLEDIELKQDVNDFRPYELVFHFKENPYFTNKTLSKKYTLKKGLKPAPADGSVTDELRKFNEEQDLQVNPITIDWKDGQNLCERMPRQAQAQPEGGEADDLENGFEGDPGSFFWYFQEKADFFNFGEQFKDDILPEAFAYFEGRGESGFGADSDDEDDDDSLDEEDDEDEDEIDLEEDEKPKKKRKVCKDGCC, encoded by the exons ATGTCCGCAGAAGACTTTGAACTTGCCCCAGGGC AGGAAGGCAACAAGAATGTGCAGTACCAGCGATTCCACACCAAGCAGACGCAGGATTACCTCGCCCACCTTCGGCCTAATGTCAAGGACGTCGACCAATTCTGGTTGATC CTCTCTCACCAGCTTATCGCGCCGCACGTTACTTCCAAACTTGATCAACACGcgctttccttcctcgagGACATTGAGCTCAAGCAGGATGTCAATGATTTCCGACCTTATGAGCTTGTCTTT CACTTTAAGGAGAACCCATACTTTACCAACAAGACGCTTTCTAAAAAATACACACTCAAAAAGGGTCTCAAACCCGCTCCCGCTGACGGTTCCGTCACTGACGAGCTCCGCAAATTCAACGAGGAGCAGGATCTCCAAGTCAAC CCTATAACGATTGACTGGAAAGACGGGCAGAACTTGTGCGAGAGGATGCCCCGCCAGGCACAGGCTCAGCCTGAAGGTGGGGAAGCCGACGATCTCGAGAACGGTTTCGAAGGTGATCCCGGATCCTTCTTTTGGTACTTTCAGGAAAAGGCCGATTTCTTCAAC TTTGGCGAGCAATTCAAGGATGATATCCTTCCCGAGGCGTTTGCCTACTTTGAAGGCCGTGGCGAGAGCGGTTTCGGGGCCGACTctgacgatgaagacgacgacgactcgctcgacgaggaggatgatgaggatgaggatgagattgatttggaagaggatgaaaagcccaagaagaagagaaaggtgtGTAAAGATGGGTGCTGCTAA
- a CDS encoding ribosome biogenesis protein SSF1/2: MGKQRRKNRTHLKGPTKGETEENVPKSFVIKSGHVTKSISQLVRDTRKIMEPNTASRLRERPNARLRDYLTIAPSLKVTHLLAFTLTDAANVHLRVARFPQGPTMTFRVQKYSLMKDLFNSGLRNIGRSPAGEYRNPPLLVLNGFQQPQDGPALPQLRLMSTMFQGLFPPIQSALPTFRRVLLISYSHVTGCISFRHFTITVRPHGVSRRVRKLLSSTSTSANPTSSRSRKSVDLSNTDDIADYLLRRAGSETSGASTAGYDSASETEASEAESDTNAIELPEDYVGRGNKKGERKAVRLVETGPRMEWRLIKVVEGLVGSKKGEGETVFHEFVHKSAKEANAQAQAHEERRKAKEARRAEQAANVARKKAEKAKKKGKAVDDGEEDEDSDSEEEPDIEGLSDIDPEEELEKLRERKVGFQAEDDDEDFEYEDRRANADDEDDDDWGEDVGAGEGDVTSDEEESSEDEEIKAPPKKRPGGKRK, encoded by the exons ATGGGTaagcaaaggagaaagaataGGACCCATCTTAAAGGCCCCACTAAGGGTGAAACAGAG GAGAACGTCCCCAAGTCCTTCGTTATCAAATCCGGTCATGTCACCAAATCCATTTCCCAACTTGTACGAGACACTCGGAAGATCATGGAGCCTAACACTGCCTCCCGTCTCCGAGAACGTCCCAACGCCCGGTTAAGAGACTACCTCACCATTGCTCCTTCCCTCAAAGTCACTCACCTTCTCGCATTCACCTTGACCGACGCCGCCAATGTCCACTTGCGAGTAGCTCGTTTCCCTCAAGGCCCTACTATGACATTTAGGGTGCAGAAATATAGTTTGATGAAGGACTTGTTCAACTCGGGTTTGCGAAATATTGGCAGGAGTCCTGCGGGAGAATACAGAAATCCACCTTTG CTCGTATTGAACGGCTTCCAACAACCACAAGATGGACCCGCGCTTCCTCAGCTTCGACTGATGAGCACCATGTTCCAAGGTCTCTTCCCTCCTATCCAA TCCGCTCTCCCCACCTTCCGTCGAGTCCTTCTCATTTCCTACTCTCACGTCACTGGCTGCATTTCTTTCCGCCACTTCACCATTACCGTCCGACCCCACGGTGTCTCCCGACGAGTCCGCAAACTCctttcctcaacctcaacttCAGCCAACcccacttcttcaagatCCCGCAAGTCTGTCGACTTGTCAAACACTGACGACATTGCCGActatcttcttcgtcgagCTGGTTCAGAAACCTCTGGTGCATCCACCGCAGGATACGACAGTGCCTCTGAAACAGAAGCGAGCGAAGCCGAGAGTGACACCAATGCTATCGAGCTCCCCGAAGATTATGTTGGACGAGGTAACAAGAAGGGCGAGCGAAAGGCTGTGCGTTTGGTCGAGACTGGTCCCAGGATGGAATGGCGGTTGATCAAGGTCGTTGAAGGTCTTGTGGGGAGtaagaaaggagagggtgagACTGTGTTTCACGAGTTTGTGCACAAGTCTGCCAAGGAGGCGAATGCACAGGCTCAAGCACatgaagagaggagaaaagcCAAGGAAGCGAGACGAGCGGAACAAGCAGCGAATGTcgcaaggaagaaggctgaaaaggccaaaaagaagggcaaggcggttgatgatggcgaagaggatgaggacaGTGACAGCGAGGAGGAGCCGGATATTGAGGGCTTGTCAGATATTGACCccgaggaagagctcgaGAAATTACGAGAACGCAAGGTCGGGTTCCAAgctgaggacgatgatgaagacttTGAATATGAAGATAGAAGAGCGAATgcggatgatgaggatgatgatgattggggagaggatgttggtgccggagaaggggatgtGACGtccgatgaagaggagagcagtgaggatgaagagatcaaggcGCCTCCCAAGAAGAGGCCGGGTGGGAAACGCAAGTAG
- a CDS encoding protein-S-isoprenylcysteine O-methyltransferase, whose translation MSEKTSNSPVVLPQTDQYDPRGSIPNTVFAVALIAAILGAVGVSSLALASQSLLNVFAGTWARPQLGIYLGAMCVFHLMEFFTTAGWNPQKLSVDAFLLNNGRQYHYAHAIGLAEYFLSSWLFPAKWDTFLGSFPWLALVTLGMVIAQGIRSLAMIQAAQSFSHIVKSKKHDDHMLVTHGLYSWSRHPSYAGFFYWAVATQLLLGNIVSTLGFVIVLNKFFSARIVDEEKWLVRFFGSDYVEYRKRVGTKLLFTFPNNFAIVDRHT comes from the exons ATGTCAGAGAAGACTTCCAATAGCCCTGTGGTTCTCCCCCAAACAGACCAATACGATCCACGCGGGTCTATCCCCAACACTGTTTTTGCTGTCGCCCTAATCGCTGCCATCCTCGGTGCAGTCGGGGTTAGCTCCCTCGCCCTCGCCTCGCAAAGCTTACTCAATGTCTTCGCCGGGACTTGGGCAAGGCCGCAGCTGGGGATATATCTAGGTGCGATGTGTGTCTTCCATTTGATGGAATTTTTCACTACAGCGGGATGGAATCCTCAGAAGCTCAGCGTGGACG CCTTCTTGTTGAACAATGGTAGGCAATACCACTATGCGCATGCTATAGGTTTAGCAGAGTactttctctcttcatgGCTCTTCCCTGCGAAGTGGGACACCTTTTTGGgttcttttccttggctTGCTCTTG TGACACTTGGCATGGTGATTGCACAAGGTATCCGTAGCCTGGCAATGATACAAGCTGCGCAGTCATTCTCCCATATCGTCAAGAGCAAAAAGCATGACGACCACATGCTTGTCACCCACGGCCTCTACTC GTGGTCACGACACCCTTCTTATGCTGGTTTCTTCTACTGGGCTGTGGCTACTCAACTGCTCCTGGGGAACATTGTGTCAACTCTTGGTTTTGTGATCGTCCTCAACAAGTTCTTTTCGGCCCGTATCGTCG ACGAGGAAAAGTGGCTCGTCAGGTTCTTTGGGAGCGATTACGTGGAGTACAGGAAGCGTGTTGGAACCAAACTTCTTTTTACTTTTCCAAATAACTTTGCAATAGTCGACAGACATACTTAG
- a CDS encoding ribosomal protein L32, with the protein MAALQLTNRSLNAPFFSLRSFLPALRNSWSIPCEASSSSSTLSSSLVAPAPSTSSPSLSSLFPSFSLESLLELIPPFVWASVPKKKVSHSRKNMRAANKGLKNKTNLSLCPACGSIKLTHHVCPTCYSQISRRWKEEARNQLPSTLHSHP; encoded by the exons ATGGCCGCCCTACAGTTAACAAATCGTTCTTTGAACGCGCCTTTCTTCTCACTccgctctttcctccctgCTCTTCGCAATTCGTGGTCAATTCCGTGCGAGgcctcttcaagctcttccactctttcatcctccctGGTTGCACCTGCTCCATCcacctcatctccctcattGTCATCGCtattcccctccttctctctcgaATCACTTCTCGAACTCATTCCTCCATTTGTGTGGGCCAGTGtaccaaagaaaaaggttTCACATTCTAGGAAGAACATGAGAGCTGCGAACAAGGGAttgaagaacaagacaa ATTTGTCACTGTGCCCAGCTTGCGGTTCCATCAAGTTGACACATCACGTCTGCCCCACTTGCTACTCCCAAATATCTCGACG atggaaggaagaagctcgtAATCAActcccctccacccttcaCTCTCATCCATGA
- a CDS encoding glycine dehydrogenase, whose translation MSVSILRRAARLPVSRQVQPLFARPLSTSSILFRPTSTSPARHSTTATQPHPKSPSESFHPAPTSVFTPLDTFLPRHLGPREADIQAMLEVLGHKSLDEFVATTIPSEVRIDELTNKEEKGKGVRALSELELRRRAEEIASMNKPVKSYIGMGYHNAIVPPVIQRNVFENPSWYTAYTPYSPEQSQGRLESLINFQTVAISLTGLPIANASLLDEATAAAEAMAMCLASVAKPKFNKGKKVFLVSPSVAPQTIEVLQTRASGFNIDLKVAESDAKFLSEVESLGEAQLMGALVQYPNVNGEIGDWEEVATKVKATGAKMVVATDLLALTMIKPPGEWGADIVCGNSQRFGVPAGYGGPHAAFFACTDDLKRRMPGRLVGLSKDSYGAPAYRLALQTREQHIRREKATSNVCTAQALLANMAAMYAVYHGPEGLRRIAGKVHSLTRVLSDSLASLGFTTVNKTFFDTLTIDVSSAGVTAADVHAASVKAGINFRKIDDKAIGITLDESVGPLDLTDIVNVFYAVKGQPAIEPEVLDALSQKLEMSAESVTSPIATLARTTPFLTQPVFNKHHSETDMLRYMMHLQEKDYSLVHGMIPLGSCTMKLNSTSSMVPLSWKEFGGLHPFAPREQAKGYEVIIKELENDLSLVTGYDATSVQPNSGASGEYAGLRVIQAYHESKGEGHRDVCLIPLSAHGTNPASAAMVGYKVVPIKALNDGSLDLADLREKAEKHKDKLAAFMVTYPSTFGVFEEGIEEACQIVHDNGGQVYVDGANCNSLIGLTSLGRVGGDVSHTNLHKTFSIPHGGGGPGVGPISCKSHLAPFLPSHPIVPTGGSTPITAVSAAPYGSASINTISWAYIKMLGGQGLTTVSKIALLNANYIAERLKPYYNLRFSNKNGRVAHECLIDLAEFEKSAGLRVPDFSKRLQDYSFHPPTAQWPISTCWLIEPTESESKEEMDRFIEALISIRKEIDEIVSGEQSKDNNVFTNAPHPLSLLTADKWDKPYSREKAVYPVPGLKKSKFWPTVGRLDDAGGDLNLVCECGSVEEYA comes from the exons ATGTCCGTGTCTATCCTGCGCAGGGCTGCACGACTGCCTGTCTCAAGGCAGGTCCAGCCTCTCTTTGCTCGCcctctctcaacctcatccatcctcttccgtcCCACCTCCACATCTCCCGCCAGACATTCCACCACGGCTACCCAACCCCACCCTAAGTCACCTTCAGAGTCATTCCACCCTGCCCCTACTTCTGTTTTCACACCACTTGACACTTTTCTCCCTCGTCACCTTGGCCCACGCGAGGCTGACATCCAGGCCATGCTCGAGGTGCTCGGCCACAAGTCTCTTGACGAGTTTGTGGCTACCACCATCCCCAGCGAGGTCAGAATTGATGAGCTCACAAacaaagaggagaagggcaagggcgTGAGGGCTTTGAGTGAGTTAGaattgaggaggagagcGGAGGAAATTGCTTCTATGAACAAGCCCGTCAAGAGTTACATCGGTATGGG CTACCATAACGCTATCGTCCCTCCAGTCATCCAGCGTAATGTCTTTGAAAACCCCTCGTGGTACACCGCCTACACCCCATACTCTCCTGAACAATCCCAGGGTCGATTGGAATCCCTTATCAACTTCCAGACTGTGGCCATCTCACTCACTGGCTTGCCCATCGCCAACGCTTCCCTGCTTGACGAAGCTACGGCCGCCGCCGAAGCTATGGCCATGTGCCTTGCTTCCGTCGCGAAGCCCAAGTTTAACAAGGGTAAAAAAGTGTTCCTCGTTTCCCCCAGTGTGGCCCCGCAAACTATCGAAGTTCTTCAGACCCGAGCGAGCGGTTTCAACATTGACCTCAAGGTCGCCGAGAGCGACGCCAAGTTCCTTTCTGAAGTTGAGAGTCTTGGTGAGGCCCAGTTAATGGGTGCTTTGGTGCAGTACCCCAATGTGAACGGTGAGATTGGCGACTGGGAAGAAGTTGCGACCAAGGTCAAGGCCACAGGAGCGAAGATGGTGGTCGCGACTGATCTGCTCGCTTTGACCATGATTAAGCCTCCTGGAGAATGGGGTGCGGACATTGTCTGTGGTAACTCTCAGCGATTCG GTGTCCCTGCTGGTTACGGTGGTCCCCATGCCGCTTTCTTTGCCTGTACGGATGACctcaagagaaggatgcCTGGACGACTTGTTGGTTTAAGTAAGGACTCTTACGGTGCTCCTGCCTACCGACTGGCTTTGCAGA CCCGAGAGCAGCACATCCGACGTGAGAAGGCCACTTCCAACGTCTGCACTGcccaagctcttcttgccaacaTGGCCGCCATGTACGCCGTCTATCACGGGCCCGAAGGTCTTCGCCGAATTGCCGGCAAGGTCCACTCCCTCACCCGAGTCCTCTCTGATTCCCTTGCTTCCCTCGGCTTCACCACTGTCAACAAGACCTTCTTTGACACCCTTACCATTGACGTTTCTAGCGCCGGTGTAACCGCTGCGGACGTCCACGCCGCTTCGGTCAAGGCTGGTATCAACTTCCGAAAAATTGACGACAAGGCTATCGGTATTACGCTAGACGAAAGTGTCGGTCCTCTTGATTTGACCGATATCGTCAACGTGTTTTACGCTGTCAAGGGTCAGCCCGCCATTGAGCCCGAGGTTCTTGACGCTCTCTCCCAAAAGTTGGAGATGTCTGCCGAGAGCGTCACTTCCCCTATCGCTACTCTTGCCCGAACCACTCCCTTCCTTACCCAGCCCGTGTTCAACAAGCACCACTCCGAGACCGACATGCTTCGTTACATGATGCACCTCCAGGAGAAGGATTATTCTCTTGTCCACGGTATGATCCCTCTTGGATCTTGCACCATGAAGCTCAACtcgacttcttccatgGTACCCCTCTCTTGGAAAGAGTTTGGCGGTTTGCACCCCTTTGCCCCTCGCGAACAAGCCAAGGGCTACGAGGTGATTATCAAGGAGCTCGAAAACGACTTGTCCCTTGTCACCGGCTATGACGCCACCTCTGTGCAGCCCAACTCTGGTGCTTCAGGCGAATATGCCGGTCTCCGCGTCATCCAGGCTTATCACGAGTCTAAGGGCGAGGGTCACCGAGACGTTTGtctcatccctctttccgCTCACGGTACCAATCCCGCTAGTGCTGCCATGGTCGGGTACAAGGTCGTGCCAATCAAGGCCTTGAATGATGGATCTTTAGACTTGGCTGATCtgagggagaaggcggagaaGCACAAGGATAAGCTTGCCGCGTTCATGGTCACCTACCCTTCCACCTTTGGTGTGTTTGAGGAGGGTATCGAGGAAGCTTGTCAAATTGTGCATGACAATGGTGGTCAGGTTTATGTCGATG GCGCAAACTGTAACTCTCTCATTGGCTTGACTTCCCTTGGTCGTGTCGGGGGTGATGTATCCCACACTAACCTCCACAAgaccttctccatccctcaCGGCGGTGGCGGTCCCGGTGTCGGCCCCATCTCTTGTAAATCCCACCTCGcccccttccttccctctcacCCCATCGTCCCCACCGGTGGCTCTACCCCTATCACAGCAGTCTCTGCCGCTCCTTATGGTTCCGCGAGCATCAACACCATTTCCTGGGCTTACATCAAGATGCTCGGTGGCCAAGGTCTCACCACCGTCTCCAAGATTGCGCTCCTCAACGCCAACTATATCGCCGAACGTCTCAAGCCTTACTACAATCTTCGATTCTCGAACAAGAATGGTCGTGTCGCGCACGAGTGTTTGATTGATTTGGcagagtttgagaagagtgCCGGTTTGAGGGTGCCCGACTTTTCCAAGAGGTTGCAGGACTATAGTTTCCACCCTCCTACTGCCCAATGGCCCATCTCTACCTGTTGGTTGATTGAGCCTACAGAGTCGGAAtccaaggaggagatggaccG ATTCATCGAAGCCCTCATTTCTATCCGAAAGGAAATTGACGAAATTGTCTCTGGTGAACAATCCAAGGACAACAACGTCTTCACGAATGCTCCTCATCCTTTGAGCCTCTTGACCGCGGACAAGTGGGACAAGCCATACTCTAGGGAGAAGGCCGTCTACCCTGTTCctggattgaagaagagcaagttCTGGCCGACCGTGGGCAGGCTGGATGATGCTGGTGGAGATCTCAACCTGGTCTGTGAATGTGGCAGTGTGGAGGAGTACGCTTAA
- a CDS encoding lipase — protein sequence MYIPGALRLSSYVLPFLSSPYPPTQSSPETSTISFKPVHAHGHAFVHNASTPTLFLHDHSPSTSLYAHDYPIGTFGDERVISLESDTLEIRTRKQLIRRPKVRPPRITSWAQSYRAQALNAKGINTSLPEYWLAPDLMNPSDEWSDVEVTVPDLTDRQTVLALAKMTSNAYVTPGGAGWYPLEGWNASTPFGWEPEADGLRGHVFADEKNETIIISIKGTSAGVLGSGGPTAKNDKFNDNLLFSCCCARVDFSWTPVCDCYAGGYKCGQTCLEDSLISESVYATVGTNLYNNITYMYPNATIWLTGHSLGGAISSLIGLSFGAPAVTYESPGELLPASRLHLPLPPGMPANMTGITHVYHTADPIAMGVCNGAYSACYAAGFAMESKCHTGETILYDTVKVKRWSVDLRTHRIEDVIDRVLADPWPVDDEDDGGDGDGDGDEGGSVIWQKIAKGWYKCANRVWPEQNQSVSSHHDDDDVEAWWGWGRRGRKKEREEKDDPEWEKHGGVPKAISEEDCVDCYKWEFGEWDK from the exons ATGTACATCCCAGGTGCCCTCCGATTATCCTCATACGTTCTAccattcctctcctctccttaTCCTCCTACACAATCATCCCCCGAGACTTCCACCATCTCATTCAAGCCAGTCCATGCCCACGGCCACGCCTTTGTCCACAACGCCTCCACGCCtactctcttcctccatgACCATTCACCTAGCACTTCCTTGTATGCCCATGACTACCCAATAGGGACCTTTGGAGATGAGCGTGTAATCAGCTTGGAGAGCGATACTTTAGAAATACGGACCAGGAAACAACTTATTCGCCGGCCCAAAGTACGCCCACCGCGCATAACCTCTTGGGCGCAATCTTATCGCGCCCAAGCACTCAATGCCAAAGGGATCAACACGTCATTACCAGAATACTGGCTAGCTCCGGATCTTATGAATCCTTCAGATGAATGGTCAGATGTCGAAGTGACGGTGCCAGACTTGACCGATCGCCAGACAGTGCTTGCTCTTGCAAAGATGACGAGCAATGCGTATGTCACCCCTGGTGGAGCTGGTTGGTATCCACTTGAAGGCTGGAATGCATCAACGCCTTTTGGATGGGAGCCAGAAGCTGATGGATTAAGAGGCCATGTT TTTGCagatgagaagaacgaGACGATTATCATATCTATCAAAGGCACTTCTGCTGGCGTTTTGGGGTCTGGTGGACCGACTGCGAAGAATGATAAATTTAAC GACAATCTCCTATTCTCGTGCTGTTGTGCGCGGGTCGACTTTTCATGGACCCCGGTTTGCGATTGTTATGCCGGTGGCTATAAATGCGGTCAGACGTGTTTGGAAGACTCGCTTATATCTGAAAGTGTATACGCCACCGTTGGCACC AACCTTTACAATAACATCACCTACATGTACCCCAACGCCACTATCTGGCTGACAGGCCATTCGCTTGGCGGTGCCATCTCGTCTCTGATCGGTCTTTCCTTTGGCGCCCCAGCTGTAACGTACGAATCGCCGGGCGAGCTCCTGCCTGCTTCCCGTCTACACTTGCCCCTCCCGCCCGGTATGCCGGCCAACATGACGGGTATCACCCACGTGTACCACACTGCGGACCCAATTGCGATGGGCGTATGTAATGGGGCGTACAGTGCGTGCTACGCCGCAGGCTTTGCGATGGAGAGTAAATGTCATACGGGCGAGACGATTTTGTATGATACTGTGAAAGTCAAGAGGTGGAGTGTGGATTTAAGGACACATAGGATCGAAGATGTTATTGATAGGGTTTTGGCGGATCCTTGGCCcgtggatgatgaggatgatggtggtgatggtgatggtgatggtgatgagggAGGCAGCGTCATATGGCAAAAGATCGCCAAGGGATGGTATAAATGTGCTAATAGAGTATGGCCCGAGCAAAATCAGTCAGTCTCTAGCCACcacgacgacgacgacgtAGAAGCTTGGTGGGGTTGGGGAAGACGTGGTCGCAAGAAGGAGCGtgaggagaaagacgatCCAGAGTGGGAAAAGCATGGAGGTGTGCCAAAAGCTAtatctgaagaagattgtgTCGACTGTTACAAGTGGGAGTTTGGGGAATGGGACAAGTAG
- a CDS encoding ribosome assembly protein RRB1 codes for MGKRTSEAADLPVSKAAATGQETARNPAIDEEMGEFEDRWEDEIESEEEEIVVNDAEVDGDDEFTPAQEDSESAPPATQTYLPGTAIADDEQLVPDNSVYLALHSLSYSWPCLSFDILRDNLGTDRATYPHTSWIVTGTQAGEVPGQGKAKDEVVIMRLGNLSKTQHDDDDSDDEDDDDDDEANDEDATLDFLTIPHVGSVNRVRAAPAPVGGAVPDPYHVATFSETGKVHIFDVRPYIDTLAGPSRPRQKLPVHTITNHGRAEGFAVEWGATGLLTGDIDRKIYLTTVTPSGFTTSSNPYLSHTSSVEDLQWSPSEPTVFASASADRTVRVWDVRAKGRKSVVSVEAHSEDVNVISWNKGVDYLLVSGGDEGGLKVWDLRMFKNTPSPVAQFQWHTAPITSVEWHPTDSSVFAASGSDDQLTMWDLSVEPDEDEAPITSADKHITAVPPQLLFVHQGQKDVKELHWHPQIPGMVISTASDSFNVFKTISC; via the exons ATGGGAAAAAGGACatcagaagcagcagaCCTCCCCGTCTCCAAGGCAGCCGCTACAGGCCAGGAGACTGCGCGGAATCCCGCGATCGACGAGGAGATGGGCGAGTTTGAGGACAGATGGGAAGACGAGATtgagagcgaagaagaggagattgtaGTGAACGACGCCGAGGTTGACGGAGATG ACGAGTTTACTCCCGCCCAGGAAGATTCTGAATCCGCTCCTCCTGCTACCCAGACTTATTTGCCCGGTACAGCCATCGCCGACGACGAGCAGCTCGTCCCCGACAATTCAGTCTACCTCGCCCTCCACTCCCTCTCCTATTCCTGGCCGTGTTTGTCATTCGACATTCTCCGCGATAACCTCGGCACCGACCGAGCGACTTACCCGCACACCTCGTGGATCGTCACCGGTACACAAGCCGGTGAAGTCCCCGGCCAGGGCAAGGCCAAGGACGAAGTCGTCATTATGCGATTGGGCAACTTGTCCAAGACCCAGcacgatgacgatgattccgacgacgaggacgatgatgatgacgatgaggcaaacgatgaagatgcgACGCTCGACTTTTTGACCATCCCGCACGTCGGTTCGGTCAACCGTGTGCGTGCGGCGCCTGCTCCCGTAGGCGGCGCCGTACCCGACCCTTACCACGTCGCCACCTTTTCCGAAACAGGCAAGGTCCACATCTTTGATGTTCGCCCGTATATCGATACCCTTGCCGGTCCCTCACGTCCCCGCCAAAAGCTGCCTGTGCACACCATCACCAACCACGGTCGCGCAGAAGGTTTTGCAGTCGAATGGGGCGCGACCGGTTTGCTGACAGGTGATATCGACCGGAAAATCTACCTGACGACCGTTACACCATCCGGcttcaccacctcttccaacccttACCTCAGCCACACGTCTAGCGTCGAAGATCTTCAATGGAGTCCGAGTGAACCGACAGTCTTTGCATCGGCTTCGGCAGACAGAACAGTCAGGGTCTGGGACGTGAGagcaaagggaagaaagagtgtGGTCAGCGTCGAGGCGCATAGCGAGGATGTAAATGTCATCAGCTGGAATAAGGGAGTGGACTACCTGTTGGTTTCTGGTGGCGATGAGGGTGGATTAAAAGTCTGGGATTTGAGAATGTTCAAAAA CACACCATCCCCCGTCGCTCAATTCCAATGGCATACTGCCCCTATAACATCCGTCGAATGGCACCCCACCGACTCTTCCGTCTTTGCCGCCTCTGGCTCTGACGACCAACTCACCATGTGGGACTTGTCCGTCGAGCccgacgaagatgaggcaCCGATCACTTCTGCAGACAAACACATTACCGCCGTCCCACCCCAATTACTGTTCGTCCACCAAGGTCAAAAGGATGTCAAGGAGTTGCACTGGCATCCCCAGATCCCTGGTATGGTTATCAGCACGGCATCCGATTCGTTTAATGTCTTCAAAACTATTTCTTGCTAG